A stretch of Leptospira andrefontaineae DNA encodes these proteins:
- a CDS encoding TolC family protein, producing the protein MADSRLSLDRDKKKMNRYVLKTACLFLVFILPYHLFPKSDSLNQSQDKLISLSLEKAVWIGTTNNVILKVLEARKDVTKMMITERWREFLPKFGVQYFGLRNQNIGSQDNIYNDIRLTVQQLIFDGGEANLNLEIAKLADLMNEQDFKINLSKVKLEIQKAYFKALAAGAKVFVGQTTVNKMQESLKKGQIELKQGFITKIQLMEIESKLKQAEFNLQKNKTEKSQTLMDLKQAMNLDYYVEIELEESLLFDFVMNQPQTDLDLAIAKAREEREDLKKMQLIVKKVKNEKEIADNYYMPKLYLGGYAGRNGNNNAFQHDAYGLNFNLVFPFGSSSVLSNGNLGVQKDGTGIQTYPGFGNQTVGAGTNSYNSTTVKLFENLAQSRKVVEGEIQFAEALLNYKNMENQIGFEIKKTVDRLNQSWELIKIANSRVNLQWESIKVASAKHGSGHTKKEDLINSELELVKAQEELTEALAGFATTCYEYAHVTKDEVGLHKFLSYEKGKGNSIIANLTKGKQ; encoded by the coding sequence ATGGCCGACTCGCGTTTGTCTTTGGATAGAGATAAAAAGAAAATGAATCGATACGTTCTCAAGACAGCCTGCCTCTTTCTTGTATTTATTCTTCCATATCATTTATTTCCTAAATCCGATTCTCTCAATCAAAGCCAAGACAAACTGATCAGCCTATCTTTAGAAAAAGCAGTCTGGATCGGAACAACTAACAATGTAATCTTAAAGGTATTAGAAGCCAGAAAGGATGTCACCAAAATGATGATCACTGAAAGATGGAGGGAATTTCTTCCTAAATTCGGTGTACAGTATTTTGGTCTTAGAAATCAAAATATAGGTTCCCAAGACAATATATACAACGATATCCGACTAACGGTCCAACAGCTGATCTTTGACGGTGGAGAGGCTAACTTAAATTTAGAAATTGCTAAGCTCGCCGACCTGATGAATGAGCAGGATTTTAAGATCAATTTATCTAAAGTAAAATTGGAGATCCAAAAGGCGTATTTTAAGGCTTTAGCGGCAGGGGCAAAGGTATTCGTAGGACAAACCACAGTAAATAAAATGCAGGAATCCTTGAAAAAGGGCCAAATCGAGCTCAAACAAGGGTTTATTACTAAAATCCAATTGATGGAGATAGAAAGTAAACTTAAACAAGCCGAGTTCAATCTTCAAAAAAATAAGACGGAAAAAAGCCAAACCCTCATGGATCTAAAGCAAGCCATGAACTTGGACTATTATGTCGAGATCGAATTGGAAGAAAGTTTACTTTTCGATTTCGTAATGAACCAGCCACAAACCGACTTAGATCTTGCAATTGCCAAAGCCAGAGAAGAAAGAGAAGATCTCAAAAAAATGCAATTGATAGTTAAGAAGGTCAAAAACGAAAAAGAGATCGCTGATAATTATTATATGCCTAAACTATATTTAGGCGGATATGCAGGGCGAAATGGCAATAATAATGCATTCCAACACGATGCATACGGATTGAACTTCAACTTGGTCTTTCCTTTCGGAAGCAGTAGCGTTTTATCAAATGGGAATCTAGGCGTTCAGAAAGATGGAACAGGTATCCAAACTTATCCTGGATTCGGAAATCAAACTGTAGGAGCCGGAACAAACAGCTATAACTCAACTACGGTAAAACTTTTCGAAAATCTTGCCCAATCCCGAAAGGTAGTTGAAGGCGAGATCCAATTTGCAGAGGCACTTTTAAATTATAAAAATATGGAAAACCAGATTGGATTCGAGATCAAGAAGACCGTTGATCGCCTGAATCAATCCTGGGAATTGATCAAGATCGCAAATTCGAGAGTGAACCTACAATGGGAATCGATCAAGGTTGCTTCTGCAAAACATGGCAGTGGCCATACAAAGAAGGAAGATCTGATCAATTCAGAATTGGAATTAGTCAAGGCGCAAGAAGAACTCACCGAGGCACTGGCTGGATTCGCCACTACTTGTTACGAATATGCGCACGTAACTAAAGACGAAGTAGGCCTTCATAAATTCCTGTCCTACGAAAAAGGAAAAGGAAATTCGATAATAGCGAATCTAACGAAGGGAAAACAATAA
- a CDS encoding DUF1566 domain-containing protein, producing the protein MSSALVMRHVLLTICILLSIGCERKGTDWSILGLFVGNVNSSGIYRPVTNPFDPGDSVSLNGSLGGQTGSVVSVDGSNSTLGISTSGSNFPDIFFIFGSDGVPNSVDVNGDGVPDYYLCYRANGSYELMTAINCGGNSVKVIPGQGYDTNGDGIADNSILASVSSDSIPPASTISPSPSTYGSALSVTIACSDNVAPGNIVYTLNGNTPSLFPVEGTVSNPSRRSFLLGSGGDGTYTVKFKCRDLAGLEESIQTVNYIINHSVPDVTISSPNTYYISTKSNAISSSTFTWSSNQSGNYTIRKNASNCSSGTIVENGSVLAGVNKTFSVNANTLNLGSNSFYVCLVAAYTGFKSISITRDDTSPSTSASPGGGSYGANQNVSLSCTENSASQCLIAYSINAADPVIDVSNGTVTSGTAYSSSISIPTDTAVALKFIASDGAGNLSTLQTANYYINTSVANVTTNSFSPASLSVNSSANQSVTWVSDQDGIYSIKKGLNCTSGTSVGGTNSAGTVTAGNSVTSTILNSYLSDGANTIWICVANAVIEPQYGSTSFSVTKDSVLPTVSSVTPANLSTNYSPSTARISIQFSKSMNTSYSATATGSTYSNPCYPAPTSPTLSLYVYDGANWDCLDFKAKFTWTDSNNLQIDLSWIQFPENSKLTWTLSKSSVQDISGNPLAVDVQKTFSTGLGTQFFSPLKTGQTSCWDSNGNLNPCVSTYQDGLTQYGATRSYSINYNSGYIADAITVDSTTGLTWRTCPEGYKSSLDGSNNTSCVEIASSEVTTELSSCYGTDSNNSNKPLCSWAFYDFQNSNSLNHISAVNACSYLNSLHSNAGFAGITNWRLPNQKELETLVSYGSSSGFPSIVSSAFPNSLSDYFWSSTLRMSNQYYDWGVNFNYGSSDSFVRGNSYKVRCVSGSPSLSRSISSLGNGTVRDVSSGLVWQQCSAGLSSSSSACDTGSAVKYNWDNAMNYCANLTLASRSWRLPNITELNSLVDRSFSGAYAIDQSLFPNTKNSYYWTSTSYAPSPGNAWTVFFQNGNTTPFSAKTSVLGYVRCVATGP; encoded by the coding sequence ATGAGCTCCGCACTCGTTATGCGTCATGTTTTACTTACGATCTGTATTCTTCTTTCTATCGGATGTGAAAGAAAGGGTACTGATTGGAGCATTTTAGGTTTATTTGTAGGTAACGTAAATTCTTCAGGGATTTATCGTCCTGTTACCAATCCTTTTGATCCTGGCGATTCTGTAAGCCTTAACGGGTCTTTGGGGGGCCAAACAGGCTCTGTTGTTTCAGTCGATGGCAGTAATTCCACACTAGGTATTTCTACCTCGGGTTCGAATTTTCCGGATATTTTCTTTATATTCGGTAGTGATGGAGTTCCGAATTCGGTGGATGTGAATGGGGATGGAGTTCCGGATTATTATTTGTGTTATCGTGCGAACGGTTCCTATGAACTTATGACAGCGATAAACTGTGGTGGCAATTCCGTAAAAGTCATTCCGGGGCAAGGGTACGATACGAATGGGGATGGAATTGCGGATAATTCTATTTTAGCTAGTGTAAGTTCGGATTCTATTCCACCTGCTTCTACAATTTCTCCTAGTCCATCTACTTACGGTTCAGCCTTGAGTGTGACGATTGCTTGCAGCGATAACGTGGCCCCTGGTAATATTGTTTATACTCTGAATGGAAATACTCCGAGTCTTTTTCCTGTGGAAGGCACTGTATCTAATCCTTCTAGACGAAGTTTTCTTTTGGGTTCAGGAGGAGACGGCACTTATACCGTGAAATTTAAATGTAGGGACCTGGCAGGCTTAGAGGAAAGTATACAGACTGTAAATTATATAATCAATCATTCTGTCCCAGACGTTACGATCTCTTCTCCGAATACTTACTATATAAGTACAAAATCGAACGCAATCTCTTCTAGTACTTTCACCTGGTCTTCTAACCAATCGGGAAATTATACGATTCGCAAAAATGCAAGTAATTGTTCTAGTGGGACAATTGTGGAAAACGGTTCCGTTTTAGCGGGAGTAAACAAAACTTTTTCCGTTAATGCAAATACTTTGAATTTAGGTTCTAACTCATTCTATGTTTGTTTAGTCGCCGCATATACCGGTTTCAAATCCATTTCGATTACTCGAGATGATACTTCTCCTTCGACATCCGCTTCTCCCGGTGGAGGAAGTTATGGTGCAAATCAAAACGTTAGTTTATCTTGCACGGAAAATTCGGCAAGCCAATGTTTGATCGCTTATTCTATTAATGCAGCAGATCCTGTGATTGATGTTTCGAATGGCACTGTAACTAGTGGAACCGCTTATAGCAGTTCGATCTCTATTCCTACGGATACTGCGGTTGCTTTGAAGTTTATAGCTTCCGACGGAGCGGGAAATTTATCAACTTTGCAGACCGCGAATTATTATATCAATACTAGTGTGGCTAATGTTACTACAAATAGTTTTAGCCCAGCGAGTTTATCCGTGAATTCCAGCGCGAACCAAAGTGTTACTTGGGTTTCAGACCAAGATGGAATTTATTCCATTAAAAAAGGATTAAATTGTACGAGCGGAACTTCTGTGGGTGGAACGAATAGTGCGGGAACTGTGACTGCAGGGAATTCTGTAACTAGTACGATCTTAAATTCTTATTTATCAGATGGAGCAAATACTATTTGGATCTGCGTTGCAAATGCGGTAATAGAACCTCAGTATGGAAGCACGTCCTTTTCCGTTACAAAAGATAGTGTTTTGCCTACTGTAAGTTCAGTTACTCCTGCTAATTTGAGCACGAATTATTCTCCGTCTACCGCAAGGATCTCGATCCAATTCAGCAAAAGTATGAATACTAGTTATTCTGCTACTGCGACAGGTTCTACATATTCTAATCCTTGTTATCCGGCTCCTACGTCACCGACATTGAGCCTTTATGTTTATGATGGTGCAAACTGGGATTGTTTGGATTTCAAAGCCAAGTTTACTTGGACGGATTCTAACAATTTGCAAATCGATCTTTCTTGGATCCAATTCCCGGAGAATTCAAAACTGACTTGGACTCTTTCCAAATCTAGTGTTCAAGATATTTCTGGAAATCCTTTAGCTGTTGATGTTCAAAAGACATTCTCTACCGGGCTAGGAACTCAATTTTTCTCTCCTTTGAAAACGGGACAGACCAGTTGTTGGGATAGTAATGGAAATTTGAATCCTTGCGTTAGTACTTACCAAGACGGTCTTACTCAATACGGAGCGACTCGAAGTTATTCTATTAATTATAATTCAGGTTATATCGCAGATGCGATCACTGTTGATTCCACTACAGGACTTACTTGGAGAACTTGTCCGGAGGGTTATAAGTCTTCTCTAGACGGTTCGAATAATACAAGTTGTGTAGAGATCGCTAGTTCGGAAGTGACTACCGAATTGTCTAGTTGCTACGGAACCGATTCAAATAATTCCAATAAGCCATTATGCTCTTGGGCCTTTTATGATTTTCAGAATTCCAACAGTTTGAATCATATTTCTGCTGTAAACGCATGCTCCTATCTAAACTCTCTTCATAGTAACGCAGGTTTTGCAGGAATTACGAATTGGAGATTACCGAATCAAAAGGAATTGGAAACCTTGGTTTCTTACGGCTCTTCTTCGGGGTTCCCAAGTATTGTCTCTTCTGCTTTTCCGAATAGTTTATCGGATTATTTCTGGTCTTCTACCTTAAGGATGTCCAATCAGTATTACGATTGGGGAGTGAATTTCAATTACGGATCCTCAGATTCTTTTGTTCGGGGAAATTCGTACAAGGTTCGTTGTGTTTCCGGTTCTCCTAGTCTTTCTCGTTCCATTTCTTCATTAGGGAACGGAACTGTTCGAGACGTTTCTTCAGGCTTAGTTTGGCAGCAATGTAGTGCCGGTCTTTCTAGTTCTTCTTCCGCTTGTGATACAGGCTCCGCAGTTAAATATAATTGGGACAATGCGATGAACTATTGCGCCAATTTAACTTTAGCTAGTCGTTCCTGGAGATTGCCGAATATAACTGAATTGAACAGTTTGGTGGATCGATCTTTTAGCGGAGCCTATGCCATCGATCAGAGCTTATTTCCAAATACTAAAAATTCTTATTATTGGACTTCCACGTCTTACGCCCCTTCTCCTGGGAATGCTTGGACGGTCTTTTTCCAAAATGGAAATACGACTCCATTCTCTGCTAAGACAAGCGTTTTAGGCTATGTTAGATGTGTCGCTACGGGGCCATGA